A window from Malassezia japonica chromosome 1, complete sequence encodes these proteins:
- a CDS encoding uncharacterized protein (EggNog:ENOG503P0EY; COG:S), with amino-acid sequence MSAQRKQDVDALLADLSFESNPGTTGQGAPRPSHRPATKGGEDVQSLLDDLEGLVQRRRSHGEPREPQGLSNSQVLSPKPLSTPSPGPSLKAEAPAQAETRPPPPAPAQEAPKPKEASAPELKPAEPAAENASSWGQWGGSLFSNATRFADQARHELERRAAAVVQKAPNEVTAPAAALEQPIHDISNRFAQGFRGLVRDAGLESLGQNLTAAGRRGWNDIVSAVAPPMEAHESVDVTLSHDMTGYDGIETLAFKVLSRMLQQADITKVDVHMAAASGDASNELPAHALHIAASREAGIAEAKAAIVPLAQAVPAPKEKQENEMMVPDSTCPIVLRLQPFYEAIIPGSDADLFGASEPPASFQKDKRSVSFLVWWVDPTYRLSHATCSQAIPAWWLSVPLENNAWVEQAMCDVIEGALAVVAQDYVQSRLTAFTQAITAAKQS; translated from the exons ATGAGTGCGCAACGGAAGCAAGACGTCGACGCACTACTGGCTGATTTGTCGTTCGAATCTAATCCGGGAACCACGGGAcaaggtgcgcctcgtcctaGCCACCGCCCAGCGACAAAAGGCGGCGAAGATGTGCAGAGTTTGCTCGATGATCTTGAGGGACTCGTGCAGCGTCGCCGGTcgcacggcgagccgcgtgAGCCGCAGGGCCTGTCG AACTCGCAGGTACTGAGCCCCAAGCCGCTCTCCACGCCGAGTCCTGGCCCGAGcctcaaggccgaggcgccggcgcaagCCGAAAcgcggccaccgccgcctgcaccAGCACAAGAGGCGCCCAAGCCAAAAGAGGCGAGTGCGCCTGAACTGAAGCCTGCCGAACCTGCTGCCGAAAACGCGAGCTCGTGGGGCCAGTGGGGCGGCAGCCTCTTTTCGAATGCGACACGCTTTGCCGACCAGGCGCGCCACGAGCtggagcgacgcgcagcggcggtTGTGCAAAAAGCACCGAATGAGGTCACTGCgcccgccgctgcgctcgagcagcccATCCACGATATTAGCAACCGCTTTGCGCAAGGCTTCCGGGGtctcgtgcgcgacgcgggccTCGAGTCGCTGGGCCAGAACCTGacggcggccggccgccggGGATGGAACGATATTGTGAGCGCGGTTGCGCCTCCCATGGAAGCGCACGAGTCGGTGGATGTGACGCTCAGCcacg ACATGACTGGCTACGATGGCATCGAGACGCTTGCGTTTAAGGTGCTCTCCCGCATGTTGCAGCAGGCTGATATTACCAAAGTCGACGTGCACATGGCGGCGGCAAGTGGCGATGCGTCGAACGAGCTGCCCGCCCATGCTTTGCACATTGCGGCGAGCCGCGAGGCAGGCattgccgaggccaaggcggcaATTGtgccgcttgcgcaggccgTGCCCGCCCCCAAAGAGAAGCAGGAGAATGAGATGATGGTGCCCGACTCGACGTGCCCCATCGTGCTGCGTCTGCAGCCCTTCTACGAAGCGATTATTCCGGGTAGCGATGCGGACCTCTTTGGTGCGTCCGAGCCGCCGGCTTCCTTCCAAAAAGACAAGCGCAGCGTGTCCTTTTTGGTGTGGTGGGTCGACCCGACGTACCGCCTGAGccacgcgacgtgctcgcaGGCAATCCCTGCCTGGTGGC TCTCGGTCCCGCTCGAGAACAACGCGTGGGTGGAACAGGCAATGTGCGACGTGATTGAAGGCGCACTCGCTGTGGTGGCCCAG GATTATGTGCAGAGCCGCCTCACGGCCTTTACACAGGCCATTACGGCAGCGAAGCAGAGTTAG
- the CNA1 gene encoding protein-serine/threonine phosphatase (EggNog:ENOG503NTWU; COG:T), whose translation MSDAHSDTMQRRQRLQNAYGQIAHKGPVPEIDFTVHTTEEGEQVSTQERVIRDVQAPAFHKPTPEQFWSKKDPSKPDVQFLKNHFYREGRLTDEQAKYILTSATELLRAEPNLLELDAPITVCGDIHGQYYDLMKLFEVGGNPAETRYLFLGDYVDRGYFSIECVLYLWTLKLWYPNSLFLLRGNHECRHLTDYFTFKLECKHKYSEEIYDLCMESFCALPLGAVMNKQFLCIHGGLSPELQTLDDLRQINRFREPPTHGLICDILWADPLEEFGQEKMNESFVHNHVRGCSYFFTYNAACQFLERNNLLSIIRAHEAQDAGYRMYRKTKVTGFPSVMTIFSAPNYLDVYNNKAAVLKYENNVMNIRQFNCTPHPYWLPNFMDVFTWSLPFVGEKVTDMLIAILNICSKEELEEDEEEDSSLLIEQDSPAPALPSPSTPTTARPSVQGDEYPERRMVIKNKILAVGRMARVFSVLREEAERVSELKVASGTGKLPYGTLALGSEGIKNAIHNFDEARKVDIENERLPPALIDANRRGSGAPSTAAPALVDALPTGHGGVASTMPTMDLHQPPSHHRGHSRTSSLGTTMSSPSNRRRSLESTVSMIKEALEHSESPSKSRMPEQ comes from the exons atgagcgacgcgcactCGGACACAATGCAAAGACGCCAGCGTCTACAGAATGCGTATGGCCAAATAGCACACAAAGGACCCGTTCCGGAGATTGACTTCACTGTGCACACCACAGAAGAGGGCGAACAAGTCTCGACACAAGAACGAGTCATCCGAGATGTGCAAGCGCCGGCCTTCCACAAGCCGACGCCTGAGCAGTTCTGGAGCAAAAAGGATCCCAGCAAGCCGGATGTCCAGTTCCTCAAGAACCACTTTTACCGTGAAGGCCGCCTGACCGATGAGCAGGCGAAGTATATCCTGACCAGTGCCActgagctgctgcgcgctGAGCCcaacctgctcgagctcgatgcACCGATTACGGTGTGTGGTGACATCCACGGACAGTACTACGACCTGATGAAGCTGTTCGAGGTGGGTGGTAACcccgccgagacgcgctACTTGTTCCTTGGTGACTATGTCGACCGTGGCTACTTTTCGATCGAG TGCGTGCTTTACCTTTGGACGCTGAAGTTGTGGTACCCCAACTCGCTGTTCTTGCTGCGCGGCAACCACGAGTGCAGGCACTTGACCGATTACTTCACCTTCAAGCTCGAGT GCAAACACAAATACTCGGAAGAGATTTACGACCTGTGCATGGAGTCTTTCTGTGCACTGCCACTGGGTGCCGTAATGAACAAGCAGTTCCTCTGCATCCACGGAGGTCTTTCGCCGGAACTGCAAACGCTCGACGATTTGCGTCAA ATCAACCGCTTCCGCGAACCCCCTACGCACGGCCTGATCTGTGATATCCTCTGGGCAGATCCTTTGGAAGAGTTTGGGCAGGAAAAGATGAACGAAAGCTTCGTGCATAACCACGTCCGTGGCTGCTCCTACTTCTTCACTTACAATGCCGCGTGCCAGTTCCTGGAGCGCAACAACCTCTTGTCGATCATCCGCGCACATGAGGCTCAGGACGCTGGGTACCGCATGTACCGCAAGACCAAGGTAACGGGATTTCCCTCTGTTATGACCATCTTCTCAGCGCCAAACTACCTCGATGTGTACAACAACAAGGCGGCTGTGCTGAAATACGAAAACAATGTGATGAACATCCGCCAATTCAACTGCACGCCGCATCCCTACTGGCTGCCGAACTTTATGGACGTCTTCACGTGGAGCCTGCCGTTTGTCGGCGAAAAGGTGACTGACATGCTGATTGCCATTCTCAATATCTGCAGCAAGGAGGAGCtagaggaggacgaggaggaggattCGTCGCTCCTTATTGAGCAGGactcgcctgcgcctgctctcCCGAGCCCATCGACGCCTACGACCGCCAGGCCATCGGTCCAGGGCGACGAGTACCCGGAACGCCGCATGGTGATCAAAAACAAGATTCTCGCTGTCGGACGCATGGCGCGTGTCTTCTCGGTGCTGCGTgaagaggccgagcgaGTTTCGGAGCTGAAGGTGGCTTCGGGCACGGGCAAGCTACCCTACGGTACGCTGGCTCTCGGCTCGGAGGGCATCAAGAACGCCATCCACAACTTCGACGAGGCTCGCAAAGTCGACATTGAAAACGAGCGCCTGCCTCCGGCGCTCATCGACGCTAACCGGCGCGGGTCCGgtgcgccgtcgaccgCTGCTCCGGCACTAGTCGACGCTTTGCCCACGGGACATGGCGGTGTCGCAAGTACCATGCCTACCATGGATCTGCATCAGCCGCCCTCGCATCATCGTGGCCATTCGCGTACGAGCTCGCTTGGCACGACCATGTCCTCGCCGTCGAACCGTCGTCGTTCGTTGGAGTCGACTGTGAGCATGATTAAAGAGGCGCTGGAGCACAGCGAATCGCCCTCCAAGTCCCGTATGCCGGAGCAGTGA
- a CDS encoding uncharacterized protein (EggNog:ENOG503NZHT; COG:S; TransMembrane:1 (i32-60o)) yields MPTSQYHRAGKPIGYFAARNTIYQKKLLSGKLAVFCFLILPVLIVLNLVIILLPVLLAVANHTLSVSVMHIYASNITQPQETQFPLTLEGQVNKAGVFPATLFFREDVQVKWMTPPSETEEMREVILGHFGLAQIGIAAGHGRIKQATTFHINDPHMFGIFTQYMINNEEFTWRLVCDNVHVEAFSFLPTYENVRLTKDVVFKGINNFKDVKILDFQLPSADPEGGLSFYAKTSLTNPSPFGFQLGKLNVNLISNGIMLGPGYSLNVNVTPGINIIDLQGRLIPHSENTTELNIIGKIFTQFINGEITPTIAQGVSVVAMEGQSPSWLTMGIQSLNMYVPFQAPYPINPIKSITIKQFNLTYDEDTEPYSPTSSSDSLSAVLALPFGFPLNILSTRNDIDIMDPTGSHKIAHVSGAYSNSATQLDIVASGQMAGTLYITLKPSPTYMPNQTDAAKREFELFQKTFTFSAEDPLVLAGSSSALTDTPIGRILLDGIQFKVGSGLMGLQGLNHYPTTINGVDVIGGTRDGLKLAVNTTIINPSNVNLAVGTTKLLFIYTDVVGDVELDNLNLVIGENNLSTISNFNPKVSPNGYELLNRYISGLDSPVNISGYEGSTAVQSLVPAFSAVRVNTTLGGLKTQLVGQAQLKVLNTTGIQDDVAHSIVSLNNPFSSGLKITNIKTNVTSHGLFVASIDTDLDFSAGGKATTNSPDIPLHLNLYPPDIFALVRALAVQSGQDVKQFDGVVELAGYTYSKTTDANNNIKPSKRSLREEELETELDAEMMQTHLLSKRKTNMYTGFNLVNFVQKAFSVASANLEIVSMTQIGDYESALTFSQQNVPLKTDDSLNLLLPVLSKPIVQKIIDGATLGIDKITIIDPQLKSFKTQLVGSITNSGPFDAKISFPQGLQVSWNNKVLGQIAMPQISLAADEGAQLNLEADFAVADVDALTEFTKFLVTQPSFVWQIAGQGLQVDALGISVGGMTINKGVILTGMNNLKNAVTVQKYDLPSNDPAGGIHLTAQSVITNPSQIGVQLSRFGTMVYRNGTNLGPTAAAGPFTLLPLSKTNLPLAGRLQHQDSTQGLATLSQTFTDVVHGKEIPVEIRGDYAGPSSVTWLNEGIKLLVVQTKLPAVHFSVIRAISLNQMTLMFTEKTAWNPATSSSNTQAPFYLPFGFPLDIQSAGGDFIEGYKGSDIAILKVPMSPAVTQVQARIMTLRFNDVPMQAYSDKHSQFSGFLADTTAQKSVTFQLHGTADAKAKTAAGLVTISDIPFSVPTTLDGLQNLNAKPVVTSDLDVAHGYKSYLLITLKASMYNPSHITIGTGDVSFTLLFQGHNIGTAQVKNLILHPGMNEVATDVHYSPQGSANKAAGQKMLENYVQGIQSTAVIQGSRDTTPIASLKQALSGITLSTQIPPLHQLLLIETRLVIPKNIAQTCIAQATFQLRNPFTASINLLKVNAKAMYQGIYLGSIDQTLNPPVSAPGHTTITSRTLPLKMDLDPKNLIRFIEKAAANTHTDLGPLTAQFDKVMAMSSTKTTVKPYPDDNPPNCHSGQQFDVFGAVMSLLKGLEVSLEIESLTKLDDYQTPLNIVQQPVPTDTDRTALYLIGPVGAPIVQNIVDQATLSFSVTNITNVRDDGFDLSLQGQLLNTGPFDAQIEFPEGVAVTWEGQNIAQISLPPICAKANEGVPNLQSHGKLKITNQKGFTKFATYILHNPSFVWTIHSDKLRVRALNIIFNDVKISKKLNFQAFNNLHGVSITSFDIPGETSNALKIVTGSTIPSPASLGIELDTTNFKIFFNGVYQGPVHSTNLFLAAKTTTAVTLNGFITHRDSQKAADVTGQLFSQYLQGKNSSLEIKGDSVVTKANGNKPVGWLTAAFKTLTLNVVLPGHIYQVLYALTISDVTAHIMQQSDTWAIPTSSNQSIATYANPLHFSLTPLKAALNATVSYQNRVSAQLNVPMVKCKAGTSHSPNDRQPLEVSFKDVPLVALDHANFQNALRGAAIEPRVSLYLKGTASLVARLVIGDIPISGVPFNVTTSLKTLDSLQHKATVLQIDVINGSPEYIEPERNMGRQQIPQKITADIYGSPNLPVPISPFESLIPGIMALNITAHGKGIASRPLYRIDAVFDILTLFASPDFRPYIYIFLTFQNDMMTELDFLEIQNESRMAGIIGSLPVIGKNLDVYNQAKVRLGGPNGYVIPGLLLNEYDVPATYALAIGILGNLGKLNPDDRSKITTGMKSIGTQDNGLQKIPIL; encoded by the exons ATGCCTACGAGTCAGTACCATCGCGCAGGTAAGCCGATCGGCTACTTTGCCGCGCGCAACACAATCTATCAGAAAAAACTTCTCTCTGGCAAGCTTGCCGTATTCTGTTTCTTGATTCTTCCGGTGCTGATCGTTCTCAACCTAGTGATCATCTTGCTCCCAGTCCTCCTGGCTGTGGCGAATCACACGCTTAGCGTGTCGGTGATGCATATCTACGCATCGAACATCACGCAGCCACAAGAGACCCAATTTCCGCTTACACTCGAGGGTCAAGTCAATAAGGCAGGCGTGTTCCCTGCGACACTGTTCTTCCGCGAGGACGTTCAGGTAAAGTGGATGACGCCTCCATCCGAGACCGAGGAGATGCGCGAAGTGATCCTCGGTCACTTTGGTTTGGCCCAGATTGGTATCGCCGCCGGACACGGCCGTATCAAGCAGGCAACGACGTTCCACATCAACGATCCACACATGTTTGGCATTTTCACTCAGTACATGATCAACAACGAGGAATTCACCTGGCGTCTCGTTTGTGATAATGTACATGTGGAAGCATTTTCGTTTTTGCCGACATACGAGAATGTGCGGCTGACAAAGGACGTGGTGTTTAAGGGTATCAACAACTTTAAGGATGTCAAGATCCTAGACTTTCAGCTGCCTAGTGCGGATCCTGAAGGTGGACTGTCATTCTATGCCAAGACCTCACTCACAAACCCATCGCCGTTCGGCTTCCAGCTGGGCAAACTTAATGTCAATCTAATCAGCAACGGTATTATGCTCGGACCTGGTTATTCGCTTAATGTTAATGTCACACCGGGTATCAACATTATCGACTTACAAGGCCGCCTCATCCCGCACAGCGAAAACACGACAGAGCTCAACATTATCGGAAAAATTTTTACCCAGTTCATTAATGGTGAAATTACGCCGACGATTGCTCAGGGTGTGAGTGTCGTTGCCATGGAGGGCCAAAGCCCTTCGTGGCTTACGATGGGTATCCAATCGTTGAACATGTATGTGCCATTCCAGGCGCCGTATCCGATCAACCCGATCAAGAGCATTACTATCAAGCAGTTTAATCTGACGTATGATGAGGATACGGAGCCgtactcgccgacgtcTTCGTCGGATAGTCTGAGCGCAGTGCTTGCACTGCCGTTCGGATTTCCGCTCAACATTCTGTCGACTCGGAATGACATTGATATCATGGACCCGACGGGTTCACATAAGATTGCGCATGTGTCGGGCGCGTACTCGAACTCGGCAACGCAGTTGGATATTGTGGCATCGGGCCAGATGGCGGGCACGCTGTACATTACACTGaagccgtcgccgacgtacaTGCCGAATCAGACGGATgcggcgaagcgcgagTTTGAGTTGTTCCAAAAGACGTTTACATTTTCGGCAGAGGATCCGCTGGTTTTGGCGGGCTCTTCGTCAGCGCTGACGGATACGCCGATTGGACGTATTCTGCTGGACGGTATTCAGTTCAAGGTGGGCAGTGGTCTGATGGGTCTTCAAGGTCTGAACCATTATCCAACGACTATTAATGGTGTGGACGTGATTGGTGGCACGCGTGACGGCCTTAAGCTGGCTGTGAATACCACGATCATCAACCCGTCGAACGTGAACTTGGCCGTGGGCACGACCAAACTCTTGTTCATCTACACGGATGTGGTGGGTGATGTGGAGCTGGACAACCTGAACTTGGTGATTGGCGAAAACAACCTGTCGACGATCTCAAACTTTAATCCAAAGGTGAGCCCTAATGGATACGAGCTGTTGAACCGTTACATCAGTGGCCTTGACTCGCCGGTGAATATTTCGGGTTACGAGGGCTCTACGGCAGTTCAGTCTCTGGTACCTGCGTTCTCTGCTGTTCGTGTGAACACCACGCTGGGCGGCCTCAAAACCCAGCTCGTTGGCCAGGCCCAGCTGAAGGTACTCAACACGACCGGTATCCAGGATGATGTGGCACACTCGATTGTGAGTCTCAACAACCCTTTCTCGTCAGGTCTCAAGATTACCAACATCAAGACCAATGTCACATCGCATGGTCTTTTTGTCGCGAGCATTGACACCGATCTCGACTTTTCGGCGGGCGGAAAGGCAACGACGAACTCGCCTGATATCCCGCTGCACCTTAACCTGTACCCACCGGACATTTTTGCACTAGTGCGTGCTTTGGCAGTGCAGTCAGGCCAAGATGTGAAGCAGTTCGACGGTGTTGTCGAGCTTGCAGGTTATACCTACTCGAAGACGACGGATGCAAACAACAACATCAAGCCGTCGAAGCGTTCGCtccgcgaggaggagctTGAGACTGAGCTTGATGCTGAGATGATGCAGACACATCTTCTCTCGAAGCGCAAGACAAACATGTACACCGGCTTTAACCTGGTGAACTTTGTGCAAAAGGCTTTCTCGGTGGCGTCGGCGAACCTGGAGATTGTGTCCATGACGCAGATCGGCGACTACGAGTCGGCGCTCACTTTCTCGCAGCAGAACGTGCCGCTGAAGACGGACGACTCGCTGAACCTGCTTCTCCCTGTCCTGTCTAAGCCGATTGTGCAAAAGATTATTGATGGCGCGACGCTTGGCATTGACAAGATCACGATTATTGATCCGCAGCTGAAGTCGTTCAAGACGCAGCTGGTCGGTTCGATTACGAACTCAGGTCCTTTCGATGCCAAGATTTCGTTCCCTCAAGGTCTGCAAGTGTCGTGGAACAACAAAGTTCTGGGTCAGATTGCCATGCCGCAGATCAGCCTTGCGGCGGACGAGGGTGCTCAGCTGAACCTCGAGGCCGACtttgccgtcgccgacgtcgatgcgctgaCCGAGTTTACCAAGTTCCTTGTGACGCAACCGAGTTTCGTGTGGCAGATTGCCGGCCAAGGCCTACAGGTTGATGCACTGGGTATCTCGGTGGGCGGTATGACTATCAACAAAGGTGTCATTTTGACGGGTATGAATAATCTGAAGAATGCTGTGACTGTGCAGAAGTATGACCTGCCAAGCAACGACCCTGCTGGCGGTATCCACCTTACAGCGCAGTCGGTGATCACGAACCCGTCGCAGATCGGTGTTCAGCTGTCGCGTTTCGGTACGATGGTCTACCGCAATGGCACGAACCTTGGTCCGACGGCCGCAGCTGGCCCATTCACGCTGCTCCCCCTTTCCAAGACGAATCTGCCGCTTGCTGGTCGCCTGCAGCACCAAGACAGCACCCAGGGTCTTGCGACGCTCTCGCAGACCTTCACGGATGTGGTCCACGGCAAAGAGATCCCTGTTGAAATTCGCGGTGACTATGCCGGCCCGTCGAGTGTGACTTGGCTAAACGAGGGTAtcaagctcctcgtcgtccaaACCAAGCTTCCTGCTGTACACTTCAGCGTTATCAGGGCGATTTCGCTCAACCAAATGACGCTGATGTTTACGGAGAAGACAGCTTGGAACCCTGCAACGAGTTCGTCCAACACCCAGGCGCCGTTCTATCTGCCGTTCGGTTTCCCCTTGGATATCCAGAGCGCGGGCGGTGACTTCATCGAGGGTTACAAGGGCAGCGACATTGCTATTCTCAAGGTACCCATGTCGCCAGCTGTGACCCAAGTCCAGGCTCGCATCATGACGCTCAGGTTCAACGACGTCCCCATGCAGGCCTATTCGGACAAGCACAGCCAGTTCTCGGGCTTCCTGGCAGACACGACCGCGCAGAAGAGCGTTACGTTCCAGCTGCACGGCACGGCTGATGCCAAGGCGAAGACGGCTGCGGGCCTAGTCACAATCAGCGACATTCCGTTTagcgtgccgacgacgcTTGATGGTCTGCAGAACCTGAATGCGAAGCCAGTGGTGACGTCCGATCTGGATGTGGCACACGGCTACAAGAGCTACCTGCTAATTACGCTCAAGGCCTCCATGTACAACCCGTCGCACATTACTATTGGTACGGGCGATGTTTCGTTTACTTTGCTCTTCCAAGGCCACAACATCGGTACGGCACAGGTCAAGAACCTCATTCTGCATCCCGGTATGAACGAGGTGGCGACAGACGTGCACTACTCGCCCCAGGGCTCTGCGAACAAGGCGGCTGGTCAAAAGATGCTTGAGAACTACGTGCAAGGCATCCAGTCGACGGCTGTCATTCAGGGCTCGAGGGACACGACCCCGATTGCATCGCTGAAGCAGGCCCTGTCGGGTATCACCCTTTCGACGCAAATTCCGCCATTGCATCAGCTGCTGCTTATCGAAACGCGTCTGGTGATTCCCAAGAACATTGCACAGACGTGCATTGCACAGGCTACCTTCCAACTGCGCAACCCTTTCACTGCATCGATCAACCTGCTCAAGGTTAATGCAAAGGCGATGTATCAAGGTATCTACCTCGGTTCTATCGACCAGACACTGAATCCTCCGGTTAGCGCGCCTGGCCACACGACAATTACGTCGCGTACGCTTCCGCTGAAGATGGACCTGGACCCGAAGAACCTGATTCGCTTTATCGAGAAGGCGGCGGCGAACACGCATACGGACCTTGGTCCGCTCACAGCACAGTTTGACAAGGTGATGGCGATGTCGAGTACCAAGACGACTGTGAAGCCATACCCTGACGACAACCCGCCGAACTGCCACTCGGGCCAGCAGTTTGACGTGTTCGGTGCCGTGATGAGCCTGCTGAAGGGTCTTGAGGTCTCGCTCGAGATTGAGTCGCTGACGAAGCTGGACGACTACCAGACGCCGCTGAACATTGTCCAACAACCAGTGCCGACGGACACGGACCGTACTGCGCTATATCTGATTGGACCGGTGGGTGCGCCGATTGTGCAGAACATTGTGGATCAGGCCACGTTGTCGTTCTCGGTTACGAACATCACGAACGTGCGAGATGATGGTTTCGATCTGAGTCTGCAGGGTCAGCTGCTGAACACGGGTCCGTTTGATGCGCAGATCGAGTTCCCTGAAGGTGTCGCGGTTACGTGGGAGGGTCAGAATATTGCACAGATTTCGCTTCCGCCAATCTGTGCAAAGGCGAATGAGGGTGTACCGAACCTGCAGTCGCACGGAAAATTGAAGATCACGAATCAAAAGGGCTTCACGAAGTTTGCTACGTATATTCTGCACAACCCCAGCTTTGTGTGGACGATCCATTCGGACAAGCTTcgtgtgcgtgcgctgaACATTATCTTTAATGATGTGAAGATCAGCAAGAAACTGAACTTCCAAGCGTTCAACAACTTACATGGTGTGTCAATTACGTCGTTCGACATTCCTGGTGAAACTTCGAACGCGCTCAAAATTGTGACGGGTTCAACAATTCCCTCGCCTGCTTCGCTTGGTATTGAACTGGATACGACGAATTTCAAGATTTTCTTCAACGGTGTCTACCAGGGCCCTGTCCACTCGACGAACCTGTTCTTGGCGGCGAAGACGACTACAGCAGTAACTCTGAACGGCTTTATCACTCATCGTGATAGCCAAAAGGCAGCGGACGTAACGGGTCAGCTGTTCTCGCAGTACCTGCAAGGAAAGAACAGCTCACTGGAGATCAAGGGTGACAGCGTGGTAACCAAGGCGAATGGCAACAAGCCTGTGGGATGGCTGACAGCTGCGTTCAAGACGCTGACGTTGAATGTGGTCCTTCCTGGTCATATCTACCAGGTCTTGTACGCTCTGACGATCTCGGACGTGACTGCACACATCATGCAGCAATCGGATACTTGGGCGATTCCTACATCGTCGAATCAGTCAATTGCGACGTATGCAAACCCACTGCACTTTAGTCTGACGCCGCTGAAGGCTGCATTGAATGCGACAGTCTCGTATCAGAACCGTGTTTCTGCGCAGCTCAACGTGCCAATGGTAAAGTGCAAGGCTGGTACATCGCACAGTCCAAACGATCGCCAGCCCCTGGAAGTTTCGTTCAAGGATGTGCCGCTGGTTGCTTTAGATCATGCCAACTTCCAGAATGCACTGCGTGGCGCTGCGATCGAGCCGCGTGTCTCGCTGTATCTCAAGGGTACGGCCTCGCTCGTGGCCCGCCTAGTGATTGGTGACATTCCGATTTCTGGTGTGCCGTTCAACGTCACAACAAGCCTCAAGACGCTCGATTCCCTACAGCACAAAGCGACTGTCCTCCAGATTGATGTCATTAACGGTAGCCCCGA GTATATCGAGCCTGAGCGGAATATGGGTCGCCAGCAAATTCCTCAGAAAATCACCGCAGACATCTACGGTTCGCCCAATCTCCCTGTGCCTATTTCTCCGTTCGAGTCGCTTATTCCGGGTATCATGGCGCTGAATATCACCGCCCACGGAAAGGGTATTGCCTCGCGCCCGCTGTATCGCATTGACGCTGTTTTTGATATCCTGACGCTGTTTGCATCACCTGATTTCCGTCCTTACATTTACATTTTCCTTACGTTCCAGAACGATATGATGACAGAACTCGACTTTTTGGAAATTCAAAATGAATCCAGAATGGCTG GCATTATCGGCTCACTCCCCGTTATCGGCAAGAATTTGGATGTATACAACCAAGCCAAGGTTCGTCTAGGCGGACCGAATGGCTACGTTATTCCAGGCCTTCTTCTCAACGAGTACGATGTTCCGGCAACCTATGCTCTAGCCATCG GCATTCTTGGTAACCTTGGAAAGCTGAACCCCGATGACCGCAGCAAGATCACGACGGGCATGAAGTCGATTGGCACGCAAG ACAATGGTTTGCAGAA GATCCCCATTCT TTAA
- the PRE7 gene encoding proteasome endopeptidase complex (COG:O; MEROPS:MER0000551; BUSCO:EOG0926457R; EggNog:ENOG503NZ3T) codes for MPVGHQFNPYTSNGGSILAIHGEDYCVIAGDTRQSEGYNIQTRHKPKVFRLTDKATLATTGFAADAEALVARVRQRLELYQYAHNASMPLHSIARMLSTILYSKRFFPYYVYNILGGIDEQGKGAVFSYDPVGSYERQVCNASGAAQGLIQPFLDNQVMFKNQNSTPERKVPEPGHLSLQETLRITTDSFTSATEREIEVGDGLEMYVVRAMGKKPEGEQRARAADINLEELGAVEAVGGEDAYTPGACMVIRRELKKD; via the exons ATGCCGGTGGGCCATCAATTTAACCCGTACACCTCGAACGGTGGTTCGATCTTGGCGATTCATGGAGAGGACTACTGCGTGATTGCTGGCGATACGCGCCAGTCGGAAGGATACAACATCCAGACGCGGCACAAGCCCAAAGTTTTTCGTCT TACGGACAAGGCGACGCTTGCCACGACCGGATTTGCTGCGGATGCTGAGGCACTGGTCGCCCGTGTGCGCCAGCGTCTGGAGCTCTACCAGTACGCGCACAACGCCTCGATGCCGCTGCACTCGATCGCACGTATGCTCTCGACCATTCTGTACAGCAAGCGGTTCTTCCCTTACTACGTCTACAATATCCTCGGTGGCATCGATGAGCAAGGCAAGGGTGCCGTATTCAGCTACGACCCCGTCGGCAGCTACGAGCGCCAGGTCTGCAAcgccagcggcgccgcgcagggcCTGATCCAGCCGTTCCTCGACAACCAGGTCATGTTCAAGAATCAAAACTccacgcccgagcgcaaggtgcCCGAGCCGGGCCATCTGAGCCTGCAGGAGACGCTGCGGATCACCACCGACTCGTTCACCTCGGCCACCGAGCGCGAAATCGAGGTTGGCGACGGACTTGAAATGTATGTCGTGCGCGCGATGGGCAAGAAACCGGagggcgagcagcgcgcgcgcgccgcggatATTaacctcgaggagctcggcgcggtggaagcggtcggcggcgaggacgcATACACGCCGGGCGCCTGCATGGTcatccgccgcgagctcaaGAAGGATTAA